The genomic DNA GAGTGGAAACTTAATGCGCTGTGGACATTCCTCCTCCCTTATTAGGCGTCATTAGTTTAATTGGATGACGTTACATTTCGTGTTTATCTGCTATTTCCGTTTTGAGATTAAAATAAACTCCAATCGCGCTGGAATTTCAAACATACACAATTTATTAACACCTTTGGAGTAGAATGATATCCTCTTCACAATACCATTTCGATCATATCCAGTTGTGTAAATGCTGGAAATCAAGGTATAATCACCCAGAATACTGTGATTGAATGAAAGCGGATAAAACTGAACGCTGTCTTAAGCAGATCTAATCTCTTTGCCTTATTTTTTCATATGGATACATTTATGTACATGACACTTTGGTGCTTGTAAACGTATCTTCACACTTCATTTCCTGTACCCTGTTTTATCACTAAGAGTTGACGAGCTTCAGGTCTTGCATTTGACCCGTCAAATTTGTTTGCTGATAGAGTACTTGACATCAGGGCGAACGCTATTTGTACCTCATGAAGGTAATtatgtaaaataaattttaaatattcTGTCCATTCCAAGTATTTCTGTCTGTCCAAGGTGTACATCTCTTGATTGCTTATAAGCCTGACCAGCTTACATCTGGTGTCACTTAACTACCTCCCTAATCATCGCTCAGAACAGCTGAAGAGTATTTATATTCACAACTAATAAGGTCATTCAAAGACAGACTGGGGCACGCGTTGAATTAATTTATTATGAAGAATCCCGGGGAATTTTAGATAATTGCGTTCCTTGCATGATTTCCTTGACGAGCCCTTTGCATCTGTgtagaaaggaaagaaagttaTGTATAGCCAACCTCTTTCCGGTTCAAAATGTGACTGTATGGGGCTGCTGTAAACTAATAAAATCTGTATTACCGTGTGTCGTAGGTGTGAAGAAATGTCGAATTAAAAGTTGATAAGCGGAAAATCTTGGTTATTTTACGAAGGTAGTTACCATGGAAATTACCTTCTGTGTTTTCAAAATGTCGGCAAACTTTCATTGAATCCCTGGACATGAGAAAtcaaacagaattaactgaagagagtgtagtgtaacgtgaagtgctagatttctatgtgagcgttagccctactgatggaactgggcccacacaaggacagagaaaaactctgaccagggtataaacataacctttccttgtacttgtacatgagAGATCAAAGGATTcgtaattaaaaaattaattgagCATATTAATTAAAGtggcattttttattttaagtgaagcgatgatcctcgcagttatgaacgcaattttggcaattgGGTAGAGAAGAGCCCGAAAGATTCAGGTTCTCAACGGGGTTTTAACCCGTGATCTggtgataccggtgcgacgctttaaccaactgagctatgaagccattgacgttgggagctggtcatttgcggGCCCCAATGTTTCCTTGATCAATGGATCAACGATGGAATGATATGGGAACATTGAGGTCcgcaagtgaccagctcccaacgtcagtggcttcatagttcaggttagagcgtcgcatcgTTACCGCGAGGTCCAGGGTTCAAACcttgttgaagtcctgaatttttgaggcttcgcgttcataactgcgagggtcatagcctcacttgatttcatatccgcagttcaatatgattcatttcatataacatttcatttttgagtttttattCTCTCAACTAAATCCACACGACGCGAACTCCATCTGCGAAATAAATTTGAGATTGAAACGCAGTTTTTTAAAAAGCGGATCGAGTGAGCATGCAGGACAAGTAGTTGTCAGCAGCAACTGTTATCAAAAACTAGCGTTGCGTTCAAATCGCGTTATTTTTCGTATATCAGGCTTAGAAGATGTGACGattcaaaaggaaaaataaatttaaaattaatcttcATTAGCACTCCATCAGTTCatccttaatttttttgtattgtaaaatttttttccagattttCGAGCATCCATTACAAGCATcacaaaaacacacacacatagataaataaataataaaagtaataataacagTTTTACATTGATGACTAACAGAATAAATAAAAAGTTAACCAACTaagaaataaatgacaaaaatttTCTAGCACATACCGAATCCTTTTATATACTTGTCTCATTTAAGGGGATGTATACTTAACCTGTTACAGTATTCAAATTAGCAATCCTACTTTCAGTATGATAAAAGAACAGTTAGGGATggttttaaagtatttttccgGCAATAGATATACTGTGTTGCAATGATGATAATGGTCAATAAGATGACTAAAATTTAACCCTCCTTCCGTTTTCCAGAGGCCAAATATTGACAATATTATATCTGAAAACGCCGAGTGCTTCATCCTTCAGGGTACATCGCTCAGGCAAAGTTTTCACTCGTCTTCTTTTTTGCCGCTTCAGGTCTTTTGTTGATACAAATACCGTCTTGTTCCAATACGTGACAAGCTAGATTTTGAAAAGATTATTTGCATTTTGCTGATGGAGATAGGCTAGATGCGCAGTTTTAAAAGCTGAGTGCACCATGGAGATACTTTTGGAAGTCTGCCCGAAATACCCATCATATTGAATCTTCATTGCACTTAAAGTTTAATCACCGTTTGTGATATAGATTCACTTTACGCAATTTTGTGTCGGAGTCACTAGTGTTATTGGATAGCCGCATTCATTTGAAATTTATCGgacaataatgatgatgcaGTGGGCACAggtatttgatttttttttgtccgaGATCATGTACAAAGCTGTTTATGGGGTGAAACGACAACTTTGTACAGTTTATGAGTTGCTGATGTAGAGTTTTGTCGATGTTGAAGAAATAGAGGGAGGCTTTTATTGGTTATTTGGGGTCAGATCTTGATGAAATGGCTGTACTTTTAGTGTTTTGGGATCGCGGATTCatctagtctccttcgcagccgttactAGGGTCgccacgcaacgctcctccccactaataacggctgcgaaggagaccaGGATTCATCGGACTCTCGCAGAAACGTCTTGCAAGTACTTGTGTATTCACTTATAGGTTTGAAATTGGATGCCTTGCTGTCATTGCCATTATACGTTTTAGTGCCTCGTGGATTTTACTAGATGTACTTTttgaacagaaacaaaaacattttgttattgttttgttgcgttaCCGGAGTTATGACAGTGAGAAAATTCATGATTTAATTTGTCTATAGATGTAGCGTTACATTTGTCGCTACTTAAGTACAAATGACATACTTGATGTGAGCACATTGTAGTTCATTTCACTCACTTTAATGACGATACATGAAACGTCGTGGTCTAAAAGAATACAGACAGGCGCAAATGCAAAATTTATTCCAAGAACGAAGATAAATGGTTCCCCCCAacgaacaaaaacatttttacaacGTGCAGATTTCAGAATTTTCTCTGGACTGAAGAAAACTTGGACGGTAACGACCCAACGAGGAGACGCCAGCCAATATTGGACTCCCATTTATAATTTGAATTGTTACCACAGCggaataatttaattttcactCGCTAACTTTCAAAACGCTTCTCGTGCTCTAAAATATTCTTCCAGCTGGCGGTAGCCTTCATTGACCTCTGATTCAAGTCACTAGCCTCAATTTCATGCTTCAAAGATCTTTCAAGAGTTTTGCGCGGTTTGTGATATCAATTTTCCAACGGACAGCAAGATATTTGAAACATATTTGAGGCGGGAGATATGAAAAGCGAATCGATCGGCGCTTCTGTGGGGCTCGGAATTTTGGTTTTTCTACTGGTTCTTGCCATCATTGGAGTAATTCtcgtcaaaaaatatttaaaaacttTGAAAGGCCATAGGAACGACGGGAAGCTTGGACCCTTCATTTCATCGAGACAACCTCCGGAATTTATAATTCCTCCATACACTCTGCTCTCCAATGGAAGCGATGGAACAGCCACTCCGGTTAGTGAAAACGAAGAAATGCAACCAGACGTTGTTTTGGGGAAGACTTCCCCGCTTGCAGTTCGAAGATCTCTTTCAATGCCAGCTCCTTCAGCTCTATCAAGAGCCAGACAGGCTATGATTTTGACTCCAAGTGATGAAGGAGAGATGGCGGCCAGTTGGTCAACAAAGGAAGTCAGGCCTCAGTATCGCCGAACAGTGTCACACTTCACACCTCTTTCACCTCCAACCATGCGAGAACCAAAGAAAAAAGTTTCCATAGCGCCCTACGGAAAATTAGAAGTTTCCTTACAATATGTCACCACCaagaaattattatttgttCAGGTATGTTTCTGTGATCCGTTTCCTGAACGAGTTTTACCTTGTTTAGCCGACTTGCCTCAGGTGAAAAGTGAATTACTACTAGAGTTAGAGTTCCTTGATTGATTCAAAATTAATTCCCCGCTCTCTTCCACCTCCTACCCCTCCCCCCGGGTAAAACATTCTTTCCTGTTAAGCGGTAAACTGAGTAAGTAAGGCTCTGTAAGGCTTATTTGAACAAAGCTgacttgaaatttgaaattcatttttgtgATATTTAATTGAAGAGCTAAAgataatattctttttttttttttcaggtaaatGGAGCATTTGATTTGCCGCATGTTCGTCTATCTggggtttctaccccatatgttCGGGTTCACATGTTACCGAAGGATTCGAACACAGAGACAAGGTCGTTCTTCCTGAATCTTGCAACAAACCGCATTTGTATGTTCGATCAGTTAACACTAGTAGAAGCTCAAAAGTAAGTTGCTATTTTGTTTTATACGTAGCAAGCGTTCTCGTTGAGACTTAAACATTCTTGCCACGCGTCAATAAGGGCGAGAGAAAGCTTGtggttgttattgttgtttgtttctttctttctgcgatagCTTGACGTCAACTCTTAAGCCgttgttacacgttgaaacttttatcTGAAACtgaaacaagtttcagcaggcgtCTCACCACGTGTAACATCTGGTTTCGAAATGTTGCTACCAGACTCCCGCAAAACAAGTTTATTCTAATTCCATGGCCTTGGCCGCGAGCGCGCGTTAGTAAAAAATGTAAAGGCCCgcttaaacggtttcaacatttgaccaacattcgttcaacaaaagttgaacaGATCTTGGGCAAATGgtggacgcaaaaacaaagttgtgcggaggccgtcaaacggttccaacattgcgccaacaaaagaaccaacacttcGGCGAAATTTGATTGCGTCTAGATAAGCTACATGCCGCCATATTGTTTTGACGAGATTGGAGCGTGCGTGTGTTCTACAGTGTTTGAATAGAGTGTTCAAACGGCTTCAAAACACCATTTAACTTcttcgagaacaaaggaaaaggaatcaaacaaacaaagggaGAACAAaggaatcgatgttgaatgaaagtttaaactaatttaaacttgattcaacacgcttCCAACAAGCTTTCGacattttttacgctttcaacaatgttggacgatccgttcaaacgcaccgaacatttggttcaacaaagtgtcgAGTTGTATGTTGAAGCAAGTGTTGACACCGTTTAACCGGGCCTTAACATGGCCACCTCATAATATGAGAAGAGACGAACCTTGGGCCAGCCTGTGAAACTCTTGTTATTATCACCACTGCGgtcgttgcagaagtagaaagcggttctccgtttcgtgaaacttgtctcgcaacggaagttcaacaAGGTTTCatgaaaccgaccatgttacactAGGCAACGCCTGCTGGAACTTGTCTCGCAGCGCCGTTGCAAATAGGTCTCAGCCAAAAGGTTAGACCTGTAACAGCAGCTTTTAAAGGGTTTAAACGGGCAGAAAGATAGAACGATAACACATGACTAGGAAGAAGGCATGGCCAGCGCGAAGAACTTTGTTAGATCGCAGATCGCAAGATCGTCTTGCTCTCGCATAAGATTCTCTCGAAATGAAATTCTTGGTCCTAAACCACTTTTCATTGATTTGTTCTGAGCCGAGTTGTTCAAAGGCTGATTAGCTCTTTCAGTGGGTTACACATGGCAAAACgtgtatgttgccatggtaaatAACCTCGATTAGCGGTTATCGAATTAGTAACAACTCGGTCCGGGACCAACGTTTTTAGCAGATAAAAATATATTGGAGTAGTGGATAGGGTTGTAAATAAAGAGGGAGTGTTTGTTTAATTTCATTGAGACAAACGGTGGATCTCTTCAAAACCATGTACGAGGTACTGGATCTTGTAACACCCCTCTAGAGGTATAACGCccggagggggtggggggtatAACGTCATTAACTTAGTACCGAAACCGAAAACAagagactaaacaattgaaacaatgacttagacttaaaaacaaaagaaagctgCTACAGTACGGAATGAAAAAGCACCCCACGAGAACTTTGAGACTGCACAACAAGTTAGCGCAAGCTGGGTGATTACAGAGCAGCTTTGCTGGAAAAAATAAGATCATGTTTTTTCAACTGTGCAGTGAATATCTTTGCCAGCCTTTTAAGTTTGTTTCTACCATTAGTTGCACCTTGAAGTTTGTTGTTCTTGACTATGACAAGTTTTCACGAAGTGAATTTGTTGCTGAGGTGATGATGTCGCTTTTGCACGTCAACCTGTTGGAGGGAACAACCTTGTCACGCCATTTAATCTCCAAGACTATTAGCGACGTGAGTACCAAATCTTCAATGTCTTGCTGTAACTTCATCCTGCTTTCATGcgataagcacaagcacaaacATAAGCACAGGACGTTCTCACACGTGAAAAAAGCAAGGAAAATCAGGCAATACGCAAGCGCAATAACGTCGGAGGAAATATGGAACGAtcccaaaatggcggacgaggaacggcttatgcttgtgcttttCGCACGTCCGTGCCCACTGGTGAAACAAGGACATGCATGAGATAAGCACAAGCagataaaaaaaggaaatcttgTGCTTGTGTTAACGATTACTTTGCGCCCGTGCCCACACgatttttcttatgcttatgcttgtcACGGCTTGTGCTTTTTCTTATCGCACAAGTGGGAACCAGGCGCTTTCGGATTGCTCATTTTGTTAATGTTGCGTCAAACAAACCTGTCGAGATCTGATAAAGATCTTACCACAACTCGTGCATACAACCACCATTGTTTCCCCTTGTCTTCTTTTCGGCTTTCTTCaagacataaaaaaaaagaaaaagagatgtTTCCAATTTtaattggccaagttcttttgtttcgcAAGCAGATCTTCGAAGGACAAATTACAGTTCTTTCTGCTCTTTAATTcaccttcattttttttctcagtcaGGGGGAAAAGGCTCTTTGACAGTCTCACTCTGCCAAAACCTACCTGCTGGCTCATTACACGTGACTATTCTGAGGGCAATGGGACTTCCTCCTCCAAAATCGGACCCCACTCCTGCTTCTGGGGGACTAGGTAAGATGTTTGTTCCTTTGTCACGAGCAATCGGTATTTTTATCTAGTATCCGAGAAAAAGTGTATTTACTTTAACCATCAATCAACTGGGAACTAACCATTCCGTCTAGGGAACAATTATGAGCCTTTTAAGCGTCTATGTGCCAATCGGCCATAATCAAACAAAATCCGAAGAATGGAGGAAACCACTCTTAACGCTCCACGTTTTGGTGGGCTGGGCGATCCCACAATAACCTGTGCATTTATTGATCCAAGCTCATAATTGGGCTGTAAATTCTATCATGGAACAAATGATTTCTCACTTACTTACGCTCGCCACCCTTCAATTCCAAAGTTTTTGTCAAGTGATCAACTTATTTGGTTACTTTGAGGGACAACTCATAATAACCAGTACCATACGGGTAAATATTTCCTTTCGGGAGTTCTTATTGGTTAATTCGGAAGTAAAAATTCTTAACATGCTTCCGGCTTTTCCCAGATAAAATTCATGTCTTCAATACGATGGCTTCATATCAACATCCTCGACAGGTTTCTTTCGATGTCACAAACTCGCCGTCTTGCATATTGCTTGATGGCGAATTGGTAGAGCACTCGACCGGCATCACTGATTTCATGACTTCGtgtacagttgttgttgtttttttttttgcaggctttcctttcgttactgtcATAGAATCTTCatatcatatctttatttatcctcggattttagagtagcttggtatAGCTACAGtctcggacaaaattgttgaaacactttacaataccatgccctcccacaatgttgttttggcaaatggcCTCAGGAACTCGCGTTCAAACAACTTTGTGAGGGGAGAATAAGCCTcaaaagcttcagatctgtaaagtcgtgtactgttccaaggaattttgtcacagactgtagtatctccgagcatttatcCTCTCAACCATGACACAGCACTGAGGACAGAGCACGACATTCACCGGGAACTTTATGCTctcctactctttgcgaatagtgtgggTTATTTTACGTCTCACGGGGAGGAGTTATGAGAGGGGGCCTGGGGTTTATCTTTGCGCAATTTAAATATCTGTCTTTCATATAGTCTATTGTCGGAGGTAATTAGCAAAGTCTGTTAACATCCGAGCGGGCGAAACGAAACAACTGAAATGGCTTCGTCCAACAAAGGCAATCATTTGGTTAAGTCGTTTATGGTCCATCAGTGGTTCAGCTTGTACagtatatattaaaacaattgTTCACCTCACTGTCATCAGAGATTACATTTCCAAACATGTTGAACTGCTTTCTCTTTTCCAGATACTGTTGTCAAAGTTCTCTGCTGTGTTCATGGTAAAGTTATCGAGCGAAAAAAGACCAAAGTGATCAAGAAGTCCCCTTCACCGATCTTCAACGAGACATTTGTGTTTACGATAAGGGAAGAAGAACTGCGACATTCGAGCGTAACGTGTGAGGTTTATGGAGGGGATACAGTGTTAAAAACGGAGAAAATTGGTTATATCAGTCTAGGATTGGAATCATTTGGTACTGAGGTCAGACAGTGGAATGACATGATGATGTCTCCTCTGAAATGGATCACAGAAACTCATTTGCTTCACGCATAGAACAGATATTAGTAGGTTGCAAAGGTCCTCTGTGGAGAGTGAAACGAGCCGAGAACTCTAGTCCCCCGCTTGGTAAATTTACGCGATTGCAGAAATGGTTAATCCGAATTGAAAACGACCCAAGCTTTAGGCCCATTAACCACCAAGGAAATTGCATCTTTAATATAACAAGACAATCCTCTCATCTCTTGACAGGAATAACGTCTTCTTTATTGATTTATTGAATTAAAAGTATTGTATAAAAGTTTTGATTTTATGTCTCGATAAATTTCGAAAAACTTCAAGCTTAATTTTTTCTACAAAGTAACAAAACAGTGTAACAACGCTGGTGAATCTTCTTAATGACATTctagtataaataaagtttagaTGTAGTTTTCTAATTACAATGCTAATTTTATAATTTCGCTTTAATAAAATATCTTTGACGCATAGCGAGTTGTTTAATTTTAGGCTAGTAAGTTAGTCAATGGAACCAGACAGTGCGCTCCctccaacccccccccccccccccttgctCTGTCTCTGTACGTTAATGCTCAGTTTACTGATAAAGCTATTTTTTACACTAGTTATCTAAAGCTAAAAGGGTCGTTTAAGTCACCAAGGATTTATCTGGGAAATTTTCGTCACGAAAATTGCGCACAGAGCAACTGAGCTATGGTTCGTCCTGTAACAATGTGCGTATGCGCGAGGTAGTAGCCAGACAGTGAAACTGCGCGATCGCGTGTGTGCACCAATCTTTCACGTTGTTTTCTCAACCGTATTagcaaaacatttcttgccagtGGCTACACGAGGGGCGCGCGTTCTCCCTTTATAGGTGGGGCACCACAATGTGAGCAGAATCTTGAAGGTCCTGAAGATCTGTCTTTCTTTTGTATTCTTCGTCTTTGTGCTAAGATTTTCGACCAATCTACTTACGTAAGTGTAGTGCCCAATCTTAAATCCTCTAAGATGATAACTCTTAATGCAAAGGTAGCCTTTTCGAAGGATGGTGTTTGTAGGGTCGGATGCGGTAATCATTCGCTTAACTTCTGACTCGCAATCTTCAAAAATCTTTGTGATGTTGTGTCATAGCGACAATGACGAAACCGATTCAACTCGGTAATTTATGAAGAAATCGAAGtaaatttcatttgtttgttttttgcacGACAGCAGCTTTTTCTATGTGGTGATTCGGCAAATCATCGTGTGGATAAACCGCTCTTGTTTCGCCATGGATCAAATCAAGCGCTTCTCAAGAAATTTACCTCGCCGATTTTGAGATTGTTTTTCCGCCTACGGTGACGTGATCTTTGTCTCCGCAGCGCGCAGAACGTTTTTAGACAGAGCACAGTACCTCCAACCATACTTACATCACAGTACCACCATTCATATTGGTGCTAGTCATGCTGtgcaagttgtttatttcactaATGTTTGTTATGTTACCCGCAGTAAAACAATTAGGAAATACTGGTGAAGCTGGCCAATTATTCGGCGAGTTCGCGACCTGAGAACTGCTAGAAATAACCAACATCTCATTCACCGCACTTTCCACCGTGTTGCCCAACCCAGCTGATGGAAAGAAAAGAGCTTCGACTGTGCCGGGGCGAATTAGCCTTAAAGACGGGAGCCTGAGAAGGAGTTTTCCAAACCGCGTTGGTTGATTAGGATACTGGGTACGAATATAATCTTCCAGCGCACACTGGGATCGTTCTTGGAGTCCTTCCACGTGTGCATAGCTGGAGAGTCCTTGGGAATCTGCAAAGAATGGATATAGAGAACATAAAAATGCACATGGCATATATTTGTCGGGCATAGTTTTCTAGGTAACTCAACATTTGGAAAAAAGAGTTAGTTtatttcaacttaatcaaaaatagtaagataaatagatagcagtgaaaactgaccgtttaataaagccacagtttttcactgccaacgttttcgtttaaAGCTGGTTTAAGGTCTCGTATTAGTaaagtttcctttgttttacaATGCAAATCAGAGCTACCATTTGCtagaacttgaaaatggtcccattttatGTTGTGACCTGTTTTTACTGCGTGATCTGCAATCGCGGAAGTTTATGAGCCAATCGCAAGCGACTTTATAATAAGGGCTGGGCGAAGTTTTCACGCATACGTGTAAATTTCCCGCACAAATTGTAACGTCGTTTCCGATTGGGTTATAAACGGTGACATTCGCTACGGCTAGAACATGTGCAATACCGTAATACTCTCCCTTTATAAGTACAACACAAGTTAATGTAACCTGCGCGCGGAGGGAATGAGCGCAAGCAAAGAGAAAGTCGCAATAACGAGCGCCGTCCTGTCGCCCGGCACGCAACTTACAGTTACTCACGCAATCGTGCTTACCTggattaaataaaataatagcCTTGAGGCAACAAAACTCTGCAGAATCTATATGCAAATTCTTAAGCTTCTCGACCTGTTCTTCGaataatctttgattttcagcAGAATCGAACGCCACTGGTCCGTCGTTACTCACGGCTAACACGTCACCGTTAGAAGAGGGTGACAAAGCGCTGATTGTCAGCGGCTGTGCCATGTGAAATGGTGAGCAGTGTTGTGCAGCGCTCAGTATGAACAACTCACTCCAGCATGAACGCAGTAAAATTGATTGATCTGGGAGGGTAAACTCGGAGAAAAACGGAATGTTTTTGGCCCATTCAGCTATGGAAGCCAATAGCCTGACGCCGAGTTCCGAAGCATTTTCTAGTCCTGCAATGTTGGCAGGAATGCCGATGGATTGCTGGTATCGCGCAATGGTGTCTGCACGAAGTAACAACGTTATGTAGCTGGAGTAGAAGGATTGCGGATTGCGCATGTCACCCAGACCCATTTGGAGAGAGTTAGCGGTGTCTGA from Montipora capricornis isolate CH-2021 chromosome 2, ASM3666992v2, whole genome shotgun sequence includes the following:
- the LOC138038372 gene encoding synaptotagmin-7-like translates to MKSESIGASVGLGILVFLLVLAIIGVILVKKYLKTLKGHRNDGKLGPFISSRQPPEFIIPPYTLLSNGSDGTATPVSENEEMQPDVVLGKTSPLAVRRSLSMPAPSALSRARQAMILTPSDEGEMAASWSTKEVRPQYRRTVSHFTPLSPPTMREPKKKVSIAPYGKLEVSLQYVTTKKLLFVQVNGAFDLPHVRLSGVSTPYVRVHMLPKDSNTETRSFFLNLATNRICMFDQLTLVEAQNCTLKFVVLDYDKFSRSEFVAEVMMSLLHVNLLEGTTLSRHLISKTISDSGGKGSLTVSLCQNLPAGSLHVTILRAMGLPPPKSDPTPASGGLDTVVKVLCCVHGKVIERKKTKVIKKSPSPIFNETFVFTIREEELRHSSVTCEVYGGDTVLKTEKIGYISLGLESFGTEVRQWNDMMMSPLKWITETHLLHA
- the LOC138037701 gene encoding nuclear receptor subfamily 2 group F member 1-B-like, with translation MDCFKDDTTSTIDVNIGALTGLPRTENLAAEFSNGEDSPVLLENAFYSPEDCSENEEGSRAPKPSIECVVCGDKSSGKHYGVFTCEGCKSFFKRSIRRNLSYTCRGFKNCPVDIQHRNHCQYCRLKKCMKVGMRKDAVQKGRISTSQSDTANSLQMGLGDMRNPQSFYSSYITLLLRADTIARYQQSIGIPANIAGLENASELGVRLLASIAEWAKNIPFFSEFTLPDQSILLRSCWSELFILSAAQHCSPFHMAQPLTISALSPSSNGDVLAVSNDGPVAFDSAENQRLFEEQVEKLKNLHIDSAEFCCLKAIILFNPDSQGLSSYAHVEGLQERSQCALEDYIRTQYPNQPTRFGKLLLRLPSLRLIRPGTVEALFFPSAGLGNTVESAVNEMLVISSSSQVANSPNNWPASPVFPNCFTAGNITNISEINNLHSMTSTNMNGGTVM